In Schistocerca serialis cubense isolate TAMUIC-IGC-003099 chromosome 3, iqSchSeri2.2, whole genome shotgun sequence, the following proteins share a genomic window:
- the LOC126471501 gene encoding uncharacterized protein LOC126471501, translated as MPSVIFLLLSRCLPRRHLPPTKRCLLSFALKVFRRLLFPTMAHNSCPQNLSFCKANGIQHLTSAPFSPQSNGAAERLVRTFKSQMLKLKESHSREDALLLFLSSYRSQPQDGRSPAEFLHGRPHRTLMSLLHPPHQVPVQRQTPAFAPGDVVFYRIYRGSRRWLAGRILCCLGRAMYLVLRSSGEVRRHLNQLRLCRRTGSAVPRLLSATVPSGQRPGDPSTGSPHPQVLPTLPSILPHGDASLPPLGLPPTPPAVDASLQPPSASLGHAPPIASRDQLSSAMELLPAPDHVASSRVGYLDAMEVDPSAPPVSLRAHTPHVDVHPGLGFQAFPSSPRSKWPGAGGTASPVVRLPTSSHTSTWGPPHGGRKPYNTTVRRFAGEECGVTARHRTC; from the coding sequence atgccttcagtaattttccttttgttgtccagatgtcttccacgacgtcatctgccaccaaccaagcgttgtctgctatcttttgcattgaaggtcttccgcagactattgtttccgacaatggcccacaattcatgtccgcagaatttgtcattctgcaaggccaatggtattcaacatctgacgtccgcgccgttttcgcctcagtcaaacggtgccgctgaacgactggtccggactttcaagtcacagatgttgaaattgaaagagtcgcattctcgggaggacgcgttgttgctctttttgtcttcgtatcgctctcagccccaagatggtcgctcgccggctgagttcctccacggtcgtcctcatcgaaccttgatgtctttgctgcatccgccgcatcaggttcctgtgcagcggcagactcctgcttttgctccaggcgacgttgtattctatcgcatctatcgaggttcacggcgttggctcgcagggcgcattctttgctgcctcggccgcgcgatgtatttggttttgaggtcctctggtgaggtgcgtcggcatcttaatcagctgcgcctctgtcgtcgcacgggttctgccgttccccgtctgctttcagcgacggtgccgtccggtcagcgccctggggacccatctactggctcgcctcatccccaggtgttaccaacgctgccttccattttgccccatggcgacgcgtcgctgccgccgcttggtctcccgccAACGccacccgcagtggacgcttcgctgcaaccgccaagcgcctccctgggtcacgcgccgccgatcgcttcccgtgaccagctgtcctctgccatggaactcttgcccgctccggaccacgtggcgtcttcgcgcgtcgggtacctcgacgcaatggaggtcgacccttcggcccctcctgtctctctacgggcacatacaccgcatgttgacgtgcaccctggactaggttttcaggcgtttcctagctcccctcggagcaaatggccgggtgcgggtggcacagcctcgcctgttgttaggctccccacctcgtcgcatacgtcaacatggggtcctccccacggcgggcggaagccttataacacgaccgtccgccgatttgcaggggaggaatgtggtgtcaccgccagacatcgcacttgctag